One window from the genome of Hippocampus zosterae strain Florida chromosome 7, ASM2543408v3, whole genome shotgun sequence encodes:
- the atxn7l3b gene encoding ataxin-7-like protein 3: protein MKMEEVSMSGLDNGKLEGLAQNILSDLVEDACLGLCFEVHRAVKQGYFFLDDTDQESMRDFEIVDQPGLDVFGQVYNQWKNKECVCPNCSRSIAASRFAPHLEKCLGMGRNSSRIANRRIVTGNNTNNKSESDQEDNDDVNDNDWSYGAEKKAKKRKADKNPNSPRRSKSFKHKSSMMGPRRRMDNQESPRMLMKDEAFSQ, encoded by the exons atgaaaatggaggagGTTTCAATGTCCGGCCTGGACAACGGCAAGCTGGAG GGCCTCGCTCAGAACATCCTGTCTGACCTGGTGGAGGATGCTTGCCTGGGCCTTTGCTTCGAGGTGCACCGGGCTGTCAAGCAGGGTTATTTCTTCCTGGATGACACGGACCAAGAAAGCATGCGGGACTTTG AAATCGTGGACCAGCCGGGCTTGGATGTGTTCGGCCAGGTTTACAACcagtggaaaaacaaagagtGCGTTTGTCCCAACTGCAGCCGAAGCATCGCCGCCTCGCGCTTTGCGCCGCACCTGGAGAAGTGCCTCGGCATGGGACGCAACAGCAGCCGCATCGCCAACCGCAG AATAGTCACAGgtaacaacaccaacaacaagtCCGAGAGCGACCAAGAGGACAACGACGACGTCAATGATAACGACTGGTCTTACGGGGCAGAAAAGAAAG ccaagaaaagaaaagctgacAAG AATCCAAATTCACCAAGAAGATCCAAATCCTTCAAGCATAAGAGCA GCATGATGGGTCCTCGACGTCGCATGGACAACCAGGAAAGCCCGCGCATGTTGATGAAAGATGAGGCCTTCTCTCAGTAA
- the LOC127603307 gene encoding upstream-binding factor 1-like protein 1 — translation MDTAWTTENLLKLLNAMKTNIPDGDRMRPFLHGVKKLDWEKVAFPPFSPKDCQQKWRVVSHKMRKIRTLTELVDEVADELSNRPKKRPKKPGPPRIIFYEENLCKYRAQHPELTREKLFKLIVDNYDALTEEEKAPYVEKYQRAHAQYKRKFSDTDMQEKEKWLSKDTSKGESEKSLEESPEDTQLPKPPKSGYNLFCKEQRGSMEGVPKKGYVSEWAQRWRDLTDDERNSFSLRCATMKTDYALKMKEYRLNRQHSASDHIDLTEKDPRPSDSEDKDIEVSSSDEEDQYWDCDEEVDADHSLDISFDVF, via the exons ATGGACACAG CGTGGACAACAGAAAATCTTTTGAAGCTTCTCAATGCCATGAAAACAAACATCCCGGACGGTGACCGAATGAGACCGTTCTTGCATGGAGTCAAGAAGTTGGACTGGGAGAAAGTGGCATTCCCTCCCTTTTCACCAAAAGATTGCCAACAAAAGTGGAGAGTTGTGTCGCACAAG ATGCGCAAGATTCGAACACTCACAGAGCTTGTTGATGAAGTTGCAGATGAACTTTCAAATAGACCCAAAAAG CGCCCAAAGAAACCCGGTCCTCCCAGGATCATCTTTTACGAAGAGAACCTGTGCAAATATCGTGCGCAGCACCCTGAGTTGACTCGCGAAAAGCTCTTCAAACTCATCGTAGACAATTACGATGCCCTGACAGAGGAGGAGAAG GCCCCGTACGTGGAGAAGTACCAGCGTGCGCATGCACAATACAAGAGAAAGTTCAG CGATACGGACATGCAAGAGAAGGAGAAGTGGCTTTCCAAGGACACGTCCAAA GGTGAAAGCGAAAAGAGTTTGGAGGAATCCCCAGAGGACACCCAACTTCCAAAGCCCCCcaa gagcGGCTACAACCTATTTTGCAAAGAGCAGAGGGGGTCCATGGAGGGCGTTCCCAAAAAAGGCTACGTGAGCGAGTGGGCCCAACGCTGGCGTGACTTGACCGACGACGAGAGGAACAGCTTCAGTTTGCGCTGCGCGACG ATGAAGACGGATTACGCGCTGAAGATGAAGGAATATCGTCTG AATCGTCAACACTCCGCAAGCGATCACATTGACCTAACGGAGAAGGATCCAAGACCCTCG GATTCTGAGGACAAAGACATTGAGGTCAGCAGCAGCGATGAAGAGGACCAGTATTGGGATTGCGATGAG GAAGTGGACGCCGACCACTCGCTGGATATCTCCTTTGATGTGTTTTAG
- the slc4a1b gene encoding solute carrier family 4 member 1b (Diego blood group) isoform X1 translates to MMKDPKEQAYWQETGRWAGAEESLDPRSGVWATSPVSYLTFKSLVQLRRSMNTGVVLFDCAEKTLDGIVDKMVAEMLKHKQIRPGDQEGMSECLLRNRGQADDPESQALTDGADLRRFSVKERKDESDHVEASMAFVGALDFLERPVVVFVRLKEAAALDLALEAPEPVRFVFVLMGPSKTDMDYHETGRAMAALMADKVFNQAASRAESLRDLTDAVGDFMDCSIVIPPVEIQSEAVLTSIVHFQKKLLKGRVHSCEPVLDSKPSRPSFSGAPPPEDPLSRTGRPFGGMIRDIRRRYRYYKSDISDALNAQVLAAIIFIYFAALSPAITFGGLLADKVEDMMGVPELLISTSIQGIIFCFIAAQPVLVIGFSGPLLVFEEAFYAFCKSQEIEYIVGRVWVGAWLVLIVVLIVACEGSFLVRFISRFTQEIFSILISIIFIYETFAKLARIFKAHPLTLNYDHLNASLENPWHPKLEQTLILDNATGNTSVLVNSLTPAYPNTALLSMCLMLGCFFIAYFLRQFKNGTFLPGKVRRLLGDFGVPIAIFLMIVVDYSIGDTYTQKLVVPKGLMVSNPAKRGWLINPFGEHSPFPVWMMIACCVPALLVFILIFLESQITTLIVSKPERKMAKGSGFHFDLLLLVGMGGISAIFGVPWLSAATVRSVTHANALTVMSKGTKPEIEKVLEQRVSGIVVALLVGLSILMEPILKLIPMAALFGIFLYMGVTSLNGIQLWDRMLLLLIPKKYHPNEPYATRVSTGRMHLFTAIQIVCLALLWIVKSSPASLALPFILILTIPLRMFMTGRLFTELEMKCLDADDAKVTFEEEPGQDVYWETQMPL, encoded by the exons ATGATGAAGGACCCCAAGGAGCAGGCCTACTGGCAGGAGACGGGACGATGGGCGGGGGCCGAGGAGAGCTTGGACCCCCGCTCCGGCGTGTGGGCCACCTCGCCTGTCTCCTACCTCACCTTCAAGAGTCTGGTCCAGCTGCGACGCTCCATGAACACCG GCGTGGTGCTTTTTGACTGCGCCGAGAAAACCCTGGACGGCATCGTGGACAAAATGGTCGCCGAGATGCTCAAACACAAGCAGATCCGACCGGGAGACCAGGAGGGGATGAGCGAGTGTCTGCTCCGGAACCGCGG CCAAGCAGATGATCCGGAGAGCCAGGCCCTGACCGATGGGGCGGACCTCCGCAGGTTCTCCGTCAAGGAGAGG AAGGACGAATCTGACCATGTGGAGGCTTCGATGGCGTTCGTCG GAGCTTTGGACTTCCTGGAAAGGCCCGTGGTGGTCTTTGTGCGTCTCAAAGAGGCGGCGGCGCTCGACTTGGCCTTGGAGGCTCCGGAGCCCGTTCGCTTCGTCTTCGTGCTGATGGGGCCCAGCAAGACCGATATGGATTACCACGAGACCGGGCGGGCCATGGCGGCGCTCATGGCCGATAAA GTGTTCAACCAGGCGGCGTCTCGGGCTGAGAGCCTCCGAGATCTGACCGACGCCGTGGGCGACTTCATGGACTGCAGCATCGTCATCCCGCCGGTGGAGATCCAAAGCGAAGCCGTGCTCACTTCCATCGTCCACTTCCAGAAGAAATTGCTGAAGGGCAGAGTCCACTCCTGCGAGCCCGTGTTGGACAGCAAGCCCAGTCGGC CTTCCTTCTCCGGAGCACCTCCCCCCGAAGACCCCCTTTCCCGCACGGGTCGACCATTCGGCGGGATGATCCGAGACATCCGAAGACGATACCGCTACTACAAGAGCGATATTAGCGATGCTCTCAACGCTCAGGTCCTCGCTGCCATTATCTTCATCTACTTTGCGGCTCTTTCTCCCGCCATCACTTTCGGGGGCCTCCTAG CGGACAAGGTGGAGGACATGATGGGCGTCCCGGAGCTTCTCATCTCCACCAGCATCCAGGGGATTATCTTCTGTTTCATCGCCGCCCAGCCCGTACTCGTTATCGGCTTCTCCGGGCCTCTGTTGGTGTTTGAAGAGGCCTTTTATGCT TTCTGCAAGTCCCAGGAAATCGAGTACATTGTCGGTCGAGTGTGGGTGGGCGCGTGGCTGGTGCTCATCGTGGTGCTCATCGTGGCGTGCGAGGGAAGCTTCCTGGTGCGCTTCATCTCCCGCTTCACCCAGGAGATATTCTCCATCCTCatctccatcatcttcatctacGAAACCTTCGCCAAGCTAGCCAGG ATCTTCAAGGCTCACCCACTGACTCTGAATTACGATCATCTGAACGCATCTCTGGAAAACCCCTGGCACCCAAAGCTGGAACAGACGCTCATCTTGGACAACGCCACCGGCAACACGAGCGTTCTCGTCAACTCTTTGACGCCGGCGTACCCCAACACGGCCTTGCTCTCCATGTGCCTCATGCTGGGCTGCTTCTTCATAGCCTATTTCCTCCGCCAGTTCAAGAACGGAACCTTTCTGCCGGGAAAG GTCAGACGTTTGTTGGGTGACTTTGGTGTGCCCATTGCTATTTTCCTCATGATTGTGGTGGACTACAGCATCGGAGACACCTACACTCAG AAACTGGTGGTCCCTAAAGGTCTGATGGTCTCGAATCCGGCCAAAAGAGGCTGGCTCATCAACCCGTTTGGCGAGCACTCACCCTTCCCCGTGTGGATGATGATTGCATGCTGCGTTCCGGCGTTGCtcgtcttcatcctcatcttctTGGAGTCTCAAATCACAAC CTTGATCGTTAGCAAACCGGAAAGGAAGATGGCCAAAGGTTCCGGCTTCCATTTTGACCTTCTGCTCCTGGTGGGCATGGGCGGTATCAGCGCCATCTTCGGCGTGCCGTGGCTCAGCGCCGCCACGGTGCGCTCCGTCACCCATGCCAACGCCCTCACCGTCATGAGCAAAGGAACCAAACCCGAGATCGAGAAGGTGCTGGAGCAGAGAGTCAGCGGCATTGTTGTGGCGCTGCTGGTCG GTTTGTCCATTCTGATGGAGCCCATCCTGAAGCTGATTCCCATGGCGGCCTTGTTTGGGATCTTCCTCTACATGGGCGTCACGTCGCTAAACGGCATCCAGCTGTGGGATCGTATGCTGCTGCTCCTCATCCCCAAGAAATACCATCCCAATGAGCCCTACGCCACCAGA GTGAGTACCGGGAGAATGCACTTGTTCACCGCCATCCAGATCGTGTGCCTCGCTCTTTTGTGGATTGTGAAATCCAGTCCGGCCTCCCTCGCACTTCcgttcatcctcatcctcaccaTTCCCTTACGCATGTTCATGACCGGGCGTCTCTTTACTGAGCTGGAAATGAAATGC TTGGATGCGGATGACGCTAAAGTGACATTCGAGGAGGAGCCGGGACAAGATGTCTACTGGGAAACTCAGATGCCATTGTAA
- the slc4a1b gene encoding solute carrier family 4 member 1b (Diego blood group) isoform X2 has product MMKDPKEQAYWQETGRWAGAEESLDPRSGVWATSPVSYLTFKSLVQLRRSMNTGVVLFDCAEKTLDGIVDKMVAEMLKHKQIRPGDQEGMSECLLRNRGQADDPESQALTDGADLRRFSVKERKDESDHVEASMAFVGALDFLERPVVVFVRLKEAAALDLALEAPEPVRFVFVLMGPSKTDMDYHETGRAMAALMADKVFNQAASRAESLRDLTDAVGDFMDCSIVIPPVEIQSEAVLTSIVHFQKKLLKGRVHSCEPVLDSKPTSFSGAPPPEDPLSRTGRPFGGMIRDIRRRYRYYKSDISDALNAQVLAAIIFIYFAALSPAITFGGLLADKVEDMMGVPELLISTSIQGIIFCFIAAQPVLVIGFSGPLLVFEEAFYAFCKSQEIEYIVGRVWVGAWLVLIVVLIVACEGSFLVRFISRFTQEIFSILISIIFIYETFAKLARIFKAHPLTLNYDHLNASLENPWHPKLEQTLILDNATGNTSVLVNSLTPAYPNTALLSMCLMLGCFFIAYFLRQFKNGTFLPGKVRRLLGDFGVPIAIFLMIVVDYSIGDTYTQKLVVPKGLMVSNPAKRGWLINPFGEHSPFPVWMMIACCVPALLVFILIFLESQITTLIVSKPERKMAKGSGFHFDLLLLVGMGGISAIFGVPWLSAATVRSVTHANALTVMSKGTKPEIEKVLEQRVSGIVVALLVGLSILMEPILKLIPMAALFGIFLYMGVTSLNGIQLWDRMLLLLIPKKYHPNEPYATRVSTGRMHLFTAIQIVCLALLWIVKSSPASLALPFILILTIPLRMFMTGRLFTELEMKCLDADDAKVTFEEEPGQDVYWETQMPL; this is encoded by the exons ATGATGAAGGACCCCAAGGAGCAGGCCTACTGGCAGGAGACGGGACGATGGGCGGGGGCCGAGGAGAGCTTGGACCCCCGCTCCGGCGTGTGGGCCACCTCGCCTGTCTCCTACCTCACCTTCAAGAGTCTGGTCCAGCTGCGACGCTCCATGAACACCG GCGTGGTGCTTTTTGACTGCGCCGAGAAAACCCTGGACGGCATCGTGGACAAAATGGTCGCCGAGATGCTCAAACACAAGCAGATCCGACCGGGAGACCAGGAGGGGATGAGCGAGTGTCTGCTCCGGAACCGCGG CCAAGCAGATGATCCGGAGAGCCAGGCCCTGACCGATGGGGCGGACCTCCGCAGGTTCTCCGTCAAGGAGAGG AAGGACGAATCTGACCATGTGGAGGCTTCGATGGCGTTCGTCG GAGCTTTGGACTTCCTGGAAAGGCCCGTGGTGGTCTTTGTGCGTCTCAAAGAGGCGGCGGCGCTCGACTTGGCCTTGGAGGCTCCGGAGCCCGTTCGCTTCGTCTTCGTGCTGATGGGGCCCAGCAAGACCGATATGGATTACCACGAGACCGGGCGGGCCATGGCGGCGCTCATGGCCGATAAA GTGTTCAACCAGGCGGCGTCTCGGGCTGAGAGCCTCCGAGATCTGACCGACGCCGTGGGCGACTTCATGGACTGCAGCATCGTCATCCCGCCGGTGGAGATCCAAAGCGAAGCCGTGCTCACTTCCATCGTCCACTTCCAGAAGAAATTGCTGAAGGGCAGAGTCCACTCCTGCGAGCCCGTGTTGGACAGCAAGCCCA CTTCCTTCTCCGGAGCACCTCCCCCCGAAGACCCCCTTTCCCGCACGGGTCGACCATTCGGCGGGATGATCCGAGACATCCGAAGACGATACCGCTACTACAAGAGCGATATTAGCGATGCTCTCAACGCTCAGGTCCTCGCTGCCATTATCTTCATCTACTTTGCGGCTCTTTCTCCCGCCATCACTTTCGGGGGCCTCCTAG CGGACAAGGTGGAGGACATGATGGGCGTCCCGGAGCTTCTCATCTCCACCAGCATCCAGGGGATTATCTTCTGTTTCATCGCCGCCCAGCCCGTACTCGTTATCGGCTTCTCCGGGCCTCTGTTGGTGTTTGAAGAGGCCTTTTATGCT TTCTGCAAGTCCCAGGAAATCGAGTACATTGTCGGTCGAGTGTGGGTGGGCGCGTGGCTGGTGCTCATCGTGGTGCTCATCGTGGCGTGCGAGGGAAGCTTCCTGGTGCGCTTCATCTCCCGCTTCACCCAGGAGATATTCTCCATCCTCatctccatcatcttcatctacGAAACCTTCGCCAAGCTAGCCAGG ATCTTCAAGGCTCACCCACTGACTCTGAATTACGATCATCTGAACGCATCTCTGGAAAACCCCTGGCACCCAAAGCTGGAACAGACGCTCATCTTGGACAACGCCACCGGCAACACGAGCGTTCTCGTCAACTCTTTGACGCCGGCGTACCCCAACACGGCCTTGCTCTCCATGTGCCTCATGCTGGGCTGCTTCTTCATAGCCTATTTCCTCCGCCAGTTCAAGAACGGAACCTTTCTGCCGGGAAAG GTCAGACGTTTGTTGGGTGACTTTGGTGTGCCCATTGCTATTTTCCTCATGATTGTGGTGGACTACAGCATCGGAGACACCTACACTCAG AAACTGGTGGTCCCTAAAGGTCTGATGGTCTCGAATCCGGCCAAAAGAGGCTGGCTCATCAACCCGTTTGGCGAGCACTCACCCTTCCCCGTGTGGATGATGATTGCATGCTGCGTTCCGGCGTTGCtcgtcttcatcctcatcttctTGGAGTCTCAAATCACAAC CTTGATCGTTAGCAAACCGGAAAGGAAGATGGCCAAAGGTTCCGGCTTCCATTTTGACCTTCTGCTCCTGGTGGGCATGGGCGGTATCAGCGCCATCTTCGGCGTGCCGTGGCTCAGCGCCGCCACGGTGCGCTCCGTCACCCATGCCAACGCCCTCACCGTCATGAGCAAAGGAACCAAACCCGAGATCGAGAAGGTGCTGGAGCAGAGAGTCAGCGGCATTGTTGTGGCGCTGCTGGTCG GTTTGTCCATTCTGATGGAGCCCATCCTGAAGCTGATTCCCATGGCGGCCTTGTTTGGGATCTTCCTCTACATGGGCGTCACGTCGCTAAACGGCATCCAGCTGTGGGATCGTATGCTGCTGCTCCTCATCCCCAAGAAATACCATCCCAATGAGCCCTACGCCACCAGA GTGAGTACCGGGAGAATGCACTTGTTCACCGCCATCCAGATCGTGTGCCTCGCTCTTTTGTGGATTGTGAAATCCAGTCCGGCCTCCCTCGCACTTCcgttcatcctcatcctcaccaTTCCCTTACGCATGTTCATGACCGGGCGTCTCTTTACTGAGCTGGAAATGAAATGC TTGGATGCGGATGACGCTAAAGTGACATTCGAGGAGGAGCCGGGACAAGATGTCTACTGGGAAACTCAGATGCCATTGTAA
- the ngfrb gene encoding nerve growth factor receptor b gives MGRTDGMNMILITILLGQAGAADKKEECLSGQYTDDGKCCKQCPPGEGVEKPCGATQTVCEPCLDSESFSENFSHTERCRPCTKCSGLFRMETPCTDANDAVCVCNYGLYLNELSRRCEPCTKCPAGRGMLFSCEADRDTVCEDCGGGQTYSDQESSREPCIPCSSCDEGDELQLQACTAVADTVCQEQYPSVSPTPFTEPTYVDFPIDEPPSDGPTDSGAPPTAAAPTTAANERDSHERIYKSLNHKLIPVYCSVLAAVAVGLVAFIVFKRWNSCKQNKQQANNCQASNQNQTPSPEGEKLHSDSGISVDSQSLQEQTQTHTAVTVDEDPGLLLPLRARDEAERLLFNGGRGGDGSAEDDWRNLAGLLGYEGERVAAFRQEQHPLRALLSDWAGKDGASVDALRAALRKINRDDVAQSLAPAPAKATATSMV, from the exons ATGGGAAGGACCGACGGGATGAACATGATTTTGATAACAATACTGCTGGGACAG GCGGGGGCCGCGGACAAGAAGGAGGAGTGCCTGTCGGGCCAATACACCGACGACGGAAAATGCTGCAAGCAGTGTCCGCCCGGCGAGGGTGTCGAGAAGCCGTGCGGGGCCACGCAGACCGTGTGCGAGCCCTGCCTGGACA GCGAAAGCTTCTCGGAAAACTTCAGCCACACGGAGCGCTGCCGTCCGTGCACCAAATGCTCGGGGCTCTTCCGCATGGAGACGCCGTGCACGGACGCCAACGACGCCGTCTGCGTCTGCAACTACGGCTTGTACCTGAACGAGCTGTCGCGGCGCTGCGAGCCCTGCACCAAGTGCCCGGCGGGCCGCGGCATGCTCTTCAGCTGCGAGGCCGACCGCGACACCGTCTGCGAGGACTGCGGCGGCGGGCAAACCTACTCCGACCAGGAGAGCTCGCGCGAGCCCTGCATCCCCTGCAGCAGCTGCGACGAGGGCGACGAGCTGCAACTGCAGGCCTGCACCGCCGTGGCCGACACCGTTTGCCAAG AACAGTACCCCAGCGTGTCGCCGACGCCCTTCACCGAGCCCACCTACGTGGACTTCCCCATCGACGAGCCGCCGTCGGACGGCCCGACGGACAGCGGCGccccccccaccgccgccgcccccaccaccgccgccaACGAGCGTGACTCCCACGAGCGCATCTACAAGAGCCTGAACCACAAGCTCATCCCCGTCTACTGCTCGGTCCTGGCGGCCGTCGCCGTCGGCCTCGTGGCCTTCATCGTCTTCAAGAG GTGGAACAGTTGCAAGCAGAACAAGCAGCAGGCCAACAACTGTCAAGCGTCCAATCAGAACCAGACACCGTCGCCCGAGGGCGAGAAACTGCACAGCGACAGCGGCATCTCGGTGGACAGCCAGAGTCTGCAGGAGcagacacaaacgcacacgg CGGTCACCGTGGACGAGGACCCGGGCCTCCTGCTGCCCCTGCGCGCCAGAGACGAGGCGGAGCGGCTGCTGTTCAACGGCGGGCGGGGGGGCGACGGCAGCGCGGAGGACGACTGGCGCAACCTGGCCGGCCTGCTGGGCTACGAGGGGGAGCGCGTGGCCGCCTTCCGCCAGGAGCAGCACCCGCTGCGGGCGCTTCTCTCCGACTGGGCCGGCAAGGACGGCGCCAGCGTGGACGCGCTGCGCGCGGCGCTGCGCAAAATCAACCGCGACGACGTCGCCCAGAGTttggcccccgcccccgccaaaGCCACCGCCACTTCCATGGTATAG
- the spop gene encoding speckle-type POZ protein produces MSRVPSPPPPAEMSSGPVAESWCYTQIKVVKFSYMWTINNFSFCREEMGEVIKSSTFSSGANDKLKWCLRVNPKGLDEESKDYLSLYLLLVSCPKAEVRAKFKFSILNAKGEETKAMESQRAYRFVQGKDWGFKKFIRRDFLLDEANGLLPDDKLTLFCEVSVVQDSVNISGQNTMNMVKVPDCRLADELGGLWENSRFTDCSLCVAGQEFQAHKAILAARSPVFSAMFEHEMEESKKNRVEINDVEPEVFKEMMCFIYTDRAPNLDKMADDLLAAADKYALERLKVMCEDALCTSLSVDNAAEILILADLHSADQLKTQAVDFINYHAAEVMETAGWKSMVESHPHLVAEAYRSLASAQCPFLGPPRKRLKQS; encoded by the exons ATGTCAAGAGTTCCGAGTCCCCCTCCCCCGGCGGAAATGTCCAGCGGGCCTGTGGCTGAGAGCTGGTGCTACACGCAG ATCAAAGTAGTGAAGTTCTCGTACATGTGGACCATCAACAACTTCAGCTTCTGCCGCGAGGAGATGGGCGAGGTCATCAAGAGCTCCACCTTCTCTTCGGGGGCCAATGACAAGCTGAAGTG GTGTTTGCGTGTGAACCCCAAAGGCCTGGACGAGGAGAGCAAAGACTACTTGTCTCTCTACCTGCTGCTGGTCAGCTGTCCAAAGGCCGAGGTCCGAGCCAAGTTCAAGTTCTCCATCCTCAACGCCAAGGGCGAGGAGACCAAAGCCATGG AAAGCCAGAGGGCGTATCGTTTTGTGCAGGGGAAAGACTGGGGATTTAAAAAGTTCATCCGGAGAGACTTCCTCCTCGACGAAGCCAACGGTCTCCTGCCAGATGACAAGCTCACACTTTTCTGTGAG GTGAGCGTGGTGCAGGATTCGGTCAACATCTCCGGCCAGAACACCATGAACATGGTGAAGGTTCCCGACTGCCGACTCGCCGACGAACTGGGCGGCTTGTGGGAGAACTCGCGCTTCACCGACTGTTCTCTGTGTGTGGCTGGCCAAGAGTTCCAGGCCCACAAAGCCATCCTGGCAG CGCGCTCGCCCGTGTTCAGCGCTATGTTTGAACACGAGATGGAAGAGAGCAAAAAG AACCGGGTGGAAATCAACGACGTCGAGCCCGAGGTCTTCAAAGAGATGATGTGCTTCATCTACACCGACAGAGCTCCCAACCTCGACAAGATGGCCGACGACCTGCTCGCCGCAGCCGACAAA TACGCTCTGGAGAGATTGAAGGTCATGTGCGAGGACGCGCTGTGCACCAGCCTGTCGGTGGACAACGCGGCCGAGATCCTCATCCTGGCCGACCTGCACAGCGCCGACCAGCTCAAAACGCAGGCGGTCGACTTCATCAACTA CCACGCCGCGGAGGTGATGGAGACGGCGGGCTGGAAGTCCATGGTGGAGTCTCATCCTCACCTGGTGGCCGAAGCGTACCGCTCGCTGGCCTCGGCCCAGTGCCCCTTCCTCGGACCGCCGCGCAAGCGCCTCAAACAATCCTAA